From one Thalassospira lucentensis genomic stretch:
- a CDS encoding heme biosynthesis protein HemY, producing the protein MIRLGLFILITIILVTCTVWFANNPGTMTIVWLGYRFDGSIGMVALGLLALTGLLVILWRCWSAIANSPNWLGRILGSRRRKKGQQALTMGLLELASGDVRQALKHTRAVDRYLEDDTLTRLLTAQAAELDGNNDAAKRQFEAMLEKPDSAFFGLRGLLQLSLKSGNRSAALDYAERAHRLRPRNPSVLITLFDLLLGAKRWDRALTLLVDAQKAGIFNEDELTRRRALLITAKAEDAIASGENAEAVKLLRKALNARPDFTGAAVLLAQLYADIDQVAKAREIALQSWRTSPSAALGKIYLTNLSGDALTKVKGVEKLIATNPDHLESQLLIAEAALDADLWGMARNNLEKAIAQKAQARHYRMLADLEFREKKDATKARELLVKASHANPDPGWRCGACGAETDKWAVTCPSCHSFGSVEWRAPLRVYQDKAAKAKPDAQAPAAIEQDGTIIENSNDDDGNQPNKDSLLAEGSRQAI; encoded by the coding sequence ATGATACGTCTTGGCCTGTTTATTCTGATCACCATCATTCTCGTTACCTGTACCGTCTGGTTTGCCAATAACCCCGGCACCATGACGATTGTATGGTTGGGCTACCGGTTTGATGGATCTATCGGCATGGTTGCTCTTGGCCTGCTGGCGCTGACAGGGCTTTTGGTCATTCTCTGGCGCTGCTGGTCCGCAATTGCAAATTCACCAAACTGGCTGGGCCGCATTCTGGGCAGCCGACGCCGGAAGAAGGGTCAGCAGGCCCTGACCATGGGGTTGCTCGAACTGGCATCGGGCGACGTGCGACAGGCGCTAAAACATACCCGCGCAGTTGACAGGTATCTTGAAGATGACACCCTGACCCGCCTTCTGACGGCACAGGCAGCAGAACTGGACGGTAACAATGATGCCGCCAAGCGTCAGTTTGAAGCCATGCTGGAAAAGCCGGATTCTGCCTTCTTCGGATTGCGGGGATTGCTCCAACTGTCACTTAAGTCCGGTAATCGGTCGGCTGCACTTGATTACGCGGAACGCGCTCACCGCCTGCGCCCGCGCAATCCGTCCGTTCTGATAACATTATTTGATCTTTTGCTTGGGGCCAAACGCTGGGATCGGGCATTGACGCTTCTGGTTGATGCTCAAAAGGCGGGTATCTTCAACGAAGATGAACTCACCCGTCGCCGTGCACTTCTGATTACCGCCAAGGCCGAAGACGCAATAGCCAGCGGTGAAAATGCGGAAGCTGTCAAACTTCTTCGCAAGGCGTTGAATGCCCGTCCTGACTTTACCGGTGCGGCGGTTCTGCTGGCACAGCTTTATGCTGATATTGATCAGGTTGCAAAGGCTCGCGAGATTGCCTTGCAAAGCTGGCGCACATCACCATCAGCCGCACTTGGCAAAATTTATCTGACCAACCTTTCCGGAGATGCCCTGACCAAGGTCAAAGGCGTCGAAAAGCTGATTGCGACCAATCCTGACCATTTGGAAAGCCAGCTTTTGATTGCCGAGGCCGCCCTTGATGCCGATTTGTGGGGTATGGCACGCAACAATCTGGAAAAGGCCATCGCCCAAAAGGCACAGGCACGTCATTATCGTATGTTGGCCGATCTGGAATTCCGCGAAAAGAAAGATGCCACCAAGGCCCGTGAATTGCTGGTAAAGGCAAGCCATGCCAATCCTGATCCGGGTTGGCGGTGTGGTGCATGCGGTGCGGAAACAGACAAATGGGCCGTTACCTGCCCGTCCTGTCATTCATTTGGCAGTGTCGAATGGCGGGCGCCGCTGCGCGTCTATCAGGACAAAGCCGCTAAAGCCAAACCTGATGCCCAAGCACCGGCAGCGATTGAACAGGACGGAACTATCATCGAAAACAGCAATGATGACGATGGTAACCAACCCAACAAGGACAGCTTATTAGCGGAGGGAAGCCGCCAAGCTATCTAG